From Anopheles darlingi chromosome 2, idAnoDarlMG_H_01, whole genome shotgun sequence, the proteins below share one genomic window:
- the LOC125949227 gene encoding afadin isoform X5 has translation MFHVRRRPADSQPRRRKKKPLGVSNGGNSIGGDREGPMLIEITHSGDGGRRVKLGSEPIEVGSANTNALQLFGPSIQARHCLISMHDGVCTVTPLHADGTTFVNGHHIQQPTILHNGSVVMFGRVASYRFVDSPSDGRYNLALSQSQLDSACLYESRSPTSPTSWNEDEADSPINSTQMSSKLLTSGSAGGSFLDGPGPANSNESGQLQHQQQAQQQQQHQQQQQHQQQQHLFGKASSSFDMQSVSGHAQHTPQSQSHMHHHHHPSGLLVTALDGPDAMTGDGDTISKTTAHGTELNEHDNLAGGPGGNGGGETETKSISSFKSIGSITDRTNTFPKLQPSHAATSIAGEPGGQEPILPAVLEFPEQNQEPFLQSVISELDVNSPNFKLAPVYTLYLCARYRASTHYRPDLQPTERAHKLTVFLHHVANLIQSVVQEQYTDAKILSFWMANSSEFLHFLKSDRHISAFSVQAQEVLAESVQTAFRNLVSIFHVELSQTLNQFLSENIDHDSAAGLVLSVLGSAMALLRRCRVNAALTIQLFSQLFHYINVVCFNKFVTTSHMCTSAWGKALSERLSLLELWAEKQGLELAADCHLAKINQCAQFLQAPKTSVSDVQQLACSCFRLNSLQMGALLSQETIPRNLIDTAVRMAESVADELSRADGREIRLEESPELPLALLLPDDGFSCDVVRGIPAGLVDFLNPFQMAGWCRLASQPTSIGLWTVYMHQFNQGRSPSVMSSKLPQPEVQIIKLHKNANGMGLSIVAAKGAGQERLGIYIKSVVGGGAADLDGRLQAGDQLLEVDGQSLIGITQERAADHLVRTGPVVTLKVAKQGAIYHGLATLLQQPSPVIQRGGRRMSERDITRVGNSSGDITKPPVPSPSTGQQLLNSKSVPALHHVGNIGSSANKSRSIHNLAGGVGGGLGGGMGPVANGQDQGFYQNLSVYRAQNQSHPNLGDRPPMPLQGSLNSPGASNSAHHQQQLLQHQLQQQQQQQQHPILNRPASAYFNSNNSSNNVNQSNLLLTTPNSMSYNMPNQQPNNVSNNGNPSNISQQQQQQSNMNTMNSRLGGLKHQQQQQQQMVGGGPSANVNGFMRDVQAQQSLRMNQMMAPSMPNIAHSVAGGYHPSVGGISASQSMQNVNMIPGGPGSPAGGAGYNYNPGSSANGSPMLSPQLYSHDQQQHQQLAPNHHSSLLRGQAKLAEMNELIKRRQQQQQQPVAYNTAAGGSKPPQQQHMMPPSTAPKPVRAQEDQPPLPPASTHPLFKPGTGGGALPSPGNQPYSCSEPPKVGFYPTMASAQGQKQMPPIGNSNNPWEREEKEKETELRREHLRAWRDQQILELQSLPQRTQQQEEQLRTLALERDFERRAMEDDQDYDNDLPYGAKEQGSVQEVVRLAQPSSAPLTAPMTKLKQVDIKQAPDTLSLTSSEHSSTVQSVSTTIASFQQQQQQQQQHTSSGGTGPPLIQPKSILKHNTNNSTPSSPSKGAAKTASFAHDNNANHHPAARSQLNLSEITANNTNANQMMSQMVHDMNHLNLASGSMLSGEDRDNGSEYGNAAGSEQLLLNGGITMDSSGGMSIGGVPPPPPPERNSSYVIMSQQQQKLRPSSGGPGTAKLSFGGGSNSPALDQQQNLLNNNATAGNMMPSGGGGNGGATLGGRYSNNNLLMTAPPSNNQQLAAATATGIANSSSSALLMGSNNSGSYKDNKRVSFHDEDAGNNNNNPSTPVGYTQAGHLIGGAIGNESGAAGELGTIMERPDPDRFIDETMPAMLHTPTTPEGENWNMQIQATPGVIGAQEVYRDPRTRRLAEQQQKQKSEPVPEKLSFKEKMKMFALESGENNTPKDKLKISRAQRDIDAVH, from the exons ATGTTTCACGTGCGTCGCCGACCGGCGGATTCGCAGCCGCGAAGacggaaaaagaaaccccTCGGCGTATCGAAcggcggcaacagcatcgGTGGTGACCGCGAGGGCCCAATGCTCATCGAGATCACGCACAGTGGCGATGGTGGGCGGCGGGTCAAACTTGGCAGCGAACCGATCGAGGTCGGTTCGGCCAACACCAACGCCCTGCAGCTGTTCGGTCCCTCGATCCAGGCACGCCACTGTCTGATATCGATGCACGATGGGGTCTGCACCGTAACGCCCCTGCACGCCGATGGTACGACGTTCGTCAACGGACACCACatccagcaaccaaccatACTGCAC AACGGTTCTGTGGTTATGTTTGGCAGAGTGGCATCGTACCGGTTCGTGGATTCACCTTCTGATGGCCGCTACAATCTAGCACTGTCGCAATCTCAACTGGATTCAGCATGTTTATATGAAAG TCGATCGCCGACCTCACCAACCTCCTGGAATGAAGATGAGGCCGATAGCCCGATTAACTCAACGCAGATGAGCTCAAAGCTGTTGACGTCCGGTAGCGCCGGTGGCAGTTTTCTGGACGGTCCTGGGCCCGCAAATAGCAACGAATCCGGCCAAttgcaacatcagcaacaagcgcagcaacagcagcagcaccagcagcagcagcaacatcaacagcaacagcatttgTTTGGAAAAGCTTCCTCGTCGTTTGACATGCAATCGGTTTCCGGACACGCACAGCACACGCCACAATCGCAGTCACAcatgcatcaccatcatcatccgagcgGACTTCTCGTGACGGCTCTCGACGGTCCCGATGCGATGACTGGCGATGGGGACACGATCAGCAAGACGACGGCTCACGGAACAGAGCTGAACGAACACGATAATCTAGCTGGTGGCCCCGGTGGCAACGGAGGTGGTGAAACGGAAACCAAATCCATCTCAagtttcaaatcgatcggctCAATCACGGACAG AACCAATACCTTCCCAAAGCTACAACCATCGCAcgcagcaacatcgatcgcGGGAGAACCCGGCGGCCAGGAACCGATTCTGCCGGCCGTGTTGGAGTTTCCGGAGCAAAACCAGGAACCATTTCTGCAGTCCGTCATCAGTGAGCTCGATGTGAACTCGCCCAACTTTAAGCTCGCACCGGTGTACACGCTCTACCTGTGCGCTCGATACCGTGCCTCGACCCACTATCGTCCGGATTTACAGCCCACGGAGCGGGCCCACAAGCTGACCGTGTTTTTGCATCATGTTGCCAACCTCATCCAGAGCGTCGTCCAGGAGCAGTACACGGATGCCAAAATACTCTCCTTCTGGATGGCGAACAGTTCCGAGTTTCTGCACTTTCTCAAATCGGACCGCCACATCTCGGCGTTCAGTGTGCAGGCGCAGGAAGTGCTGGCCGAAAGCGTACAGACCGCGTTCCGGAATCTCGTTTCCATATTTCATGTCGAATTGTCGCAAACGTTAAATCAGTTTTTGTCGGAAAACATCGATCACGATTCGGCGGCCGGGCTAGTGTTGTCTGTGCTCGGTTCGGCGATGGCCCTATTACGCCGATGTCGTGTCAATGCCGCCCTTACTATCCAATTGTTCTCGCAGTTGTTCCACTACATCAACGTTGTCTGTTTCAACAAG TTCGTTACGACCTCCCACATGTGTACGAGTGCCTGGGGTAAAGCGCTAAGCGAGCGCCTTTCGCTGCTGGAGCTGTGGGCCGAAAAGCAGGGTCTCGAGCTGGCTGCCGACTGTCATCTGGCCAAGATCAATCAATGCGCCCAGTTTCTGCAAGCACCGAAAACCTCGGTCTCGGACGTGCAGCAGCTGGCGTGTTCGTGCTTTCGTCTGAATTCCCTGCAAATGGGTGCCCTGCTTTCACAGGAAACGATTCCTCGAAACTTGATCGATACCGCGGTACGGATGGCTGAATCTGTGGCCGACGAATTGAGCCGTGCCGATGGGCGCGAAATTCGGCTAGAGGAGTCTCCCGAGCTGCCGctagcgttgctgctgccggacgaTGGTTTCAGTTGTGATGTGGTTCGTGGGATACCGGCCGGTTTGGTGGACTTTTTGAACCCGTTCCAAATGGCCGGCTGGTGCCGGCTAGCATCGCAACCGACCAGCATAGGCCTGTGGACCGTGTACATGCATCAGTTCAACCAGGGACGTTCGCCCAGCGTTATGTCGAGCAAGTTGCCACAGCCGGAAGTGCAAATCATCAAACTGCACAAGAACGCCAACGGAATGGGACTATCGATTGTGGCCGCGAAAGGCGCTGGCCAGGAACGGCTCGGCATCTACATAAAGTCCGTGGTCGGTGGAGGTGCGGCAGATCTGGACGGACGGCTACAGGCCGGCGATCAGTTGCTGGAGGTCGATGGACAGAGTCTGATCGGAATTACGCAGGAACGGGCCGCAGATCATCTCGTACGCACTGGACCGGTCGTAACGCTTAAGGTAGCAAAACAAGGTGCCATCTATCACGGTTTAGCCactctgctgcagcaaccaagtcccgtcatacaacgcg GTGGCCGAAGAATGTCGGAACGAGACATAACCAGGGTCGGTAATAGTAGCGGCGATATCACCAAACCACCCGTACCTTCACCATCCACTGGGCAACAGCTTCTTAACAGCAAATCGGTTCCCGCACTGCACCACGTTGGCAATATAG GATCTTCCGCTAATAAATCCCGTAGCATACACAaccttgctggtggtgttggtggcggccTTGGAGGAGGCATGGGTCCAGTTGCGAACGGACAGGATCAGGGATTCTACCAGAATCTCAGCGTGTACCGAGCGCAGAACCAGAGCCACCCAAATCTCGGCGATAG ACCTCCCATGCCCCTACAAGGATCGCTCAACTCCCCAGGTGCTTCTAATAgcgctcatcatcagcaacagctgctacaACACCaacttcagcaacagcagcagcaacaacaacacccaaTTCTAAACCGTCCAGCGTCTGCCTATTTTAATAGCAATAATAGCAGTAACAATGTCAACCAGAGTAATTTGTTACTGACAACACCAAACTCTATGTCTTACAACATGCCTAACCAGCAGCCTAATAATGTTAGTAATAACGGTAATCCATCGAACatatcgcaacagcagcaacaacagagtAATATGAACACGATGAACAGTCGTCTCGGTGGCctgaagcatcagcagcagcaacagcagcaaatggttGGCGGTGGTCCTTCTGCTAACGTTAATGGGTTTATGCGTGACGTACAGGCACAGCAAAGTTTGCGCATGAATCAGATGATGGCACCATCGATGCCCAACATTGCCCACTCGGTCGCCGGTGGCTATCATCCATCGGTGGGAGGAATTTCCGCTAGCCAGAGTATGCAAAATGTGAACATGATCCCTGGTGGCCCCGGAAGCCcagctggtggcgctggttaCAACTATAACCCAGGCAGCAGTGCGAATGGCAGTCCGATGTTATCACCACAGCTGTACTCCcacgaccaacaacagcatcagcagctagCTCCTAACCACCATTCGTCATTGCTGCGCGGGCAGGCAAAGTTAGCGGAAATGAACGAATTAATCAAGCgtcgccagcaacaacaacagcaaccggtgGCCTATAACACAGCGGCCGGGGGAAGTAAGccaccgcaacagcaacacatgaTGCCACCATCGACGGCTCCTAAGCCAGTAAGAGCGCAAGAAGATCAAcctccactgccaccggcATCGACACATCCTCTGTTcaaaccgggaaccggtggcggtgcactACCGAGCCCTGGCAACCAGCCGTACAGCTGCTCAGAACCACCAAAAGTAGGTTTCTATCCAACAATGGCGTCGGCACAGGGCCAAAAACAAATGCCTCccatcggcaacagcaacaacccctGGGAgcgggaggagaaggaaaaggaaacggaactGCGTCGCGAGCATTTGCGTGCTTGGCGTGATCAACAAATACTGGAACTGCAATCACTTCCTCAGCGCACGCAGCAACAAGAAGAGCAGCTTCGTACACTGGCCCTCGAGCGTGACTTTGAGCGACGAGCAATGGAGGATGATCAGGACTACGATAACGATTTGCCTTACGGTGCGAAGGAACAGGGCAGCGTACAAGAGGTGGTGCGCCTAGCGCAACCAAGCAGTGCTCCACTCACCGCTCCGATGACGAAGTTGAAACAGGTGGACATCAAACAGGCTCCCGATACGCTCTCACTAACGTCCAGCGAACACTCCTCCACGGTACAATCCGTCTCCACCACAATCGCCAgcttccaacaacagcagcagcagcagcagcagcacacatccAGTGGTGGCACCGGCCCACCATTGATACAACCGAAGAGCATCCTCAagcacaacaccaacaacagtacCCCATCGTCACCTTCGAAGGGTGCAGCGAAGACAGCGAGCTTCGCCCATGACAACAATGCGAATCATCATCCCGCTGCTCGATCGCAACTAAACCTCAGCGAAATTACCGCCAACAACACGAACGCCAACCAGATGATGTCGCAAATGGTACACGATATGAATCACCTTAACCTGGCGTCTGGCAGCATGTTATCCGGGGAGGATCGGGATAACGGTAGCGAGTACGGTAATGCGGCTGGCTCCGAGCAGCTTCTCCTCAACGGGGGTATTACGATGGATAGTAGCGGCGGAATGAGCATCGGGGgcgtaccaccacctcctccaccagaGCGAAACAGCTCGTACGTCATTATgtcacagcaacaacagaagctGCGCCCTAGCTCAGGCGGCCCTGGCACCGCCAAATTGTCATTCGGTGGCGGTAGCAATAGTCCTGCCTTAGATCAACAGCAGAACCTTCTGAACAACAATGCTACGGCGGGAAACATGATGCCTAGCGGTGGaggtggcaatggtggcgcAACCCTTGGTGGACGGTATAGCAACAATAACTTGCTAATGACAGCGCCACCGAGCAACAATCAGCAGCTcgccgcggccacggccacgggaaTCGCTAACTCCTCTTCGTCGGCTCTGTTGATgggaagcaacaacagtggAAGCTACAAGGACAATAAACGCGTATCGTTCCACGATGAAGATGCtggcaataacaacaacaacccttcGACACCCGTCGGATACACGCAAGCAGGTCATCTGATTGGCGGTGCCATCGGTAACGAGTCCGGTGCTGCGGGTGAACTGGGAACTATAATGGAGCGGCCCGATCCAGAC CGTTTCATCGACGAAACCATGCCGGCTATGCTGCACACCCCCACTACCCCGGAGGGTGAAAACTGGAACATGCAAATTCAGGCAACACCGGGCGTTATTGGGGCCCAAGAAGTTTACCG TGACCCTCGCACTCGTCGTCTGgccgagcaacagcagaaacaaaaaTCGGAACCGGTTCCGGAGAAGCTGTCCTTCAAGGAGAAGATGAAAATGTTTGCCTTAGAATCTGGCGAAAACAACACCCCCAAGGATAAGCTAAAGATTTCCCGTGCCCAAAGGGACATCGATGCGGTTCATTGA
- the LOC125949227 gene encoding afadin isoform X4: MMDWGIRRSIMFHVRRRPADSQPRRRKKKPLGVSNGGNSIGGDREGPMLIEITHSGDGGRRVKLGSEPIEVGSANTNALQLFGPSIQARHCLISMHDGVCTVTPLHADGTTFVNGHHIQQPTILHNGSVVMFGRVASYRFVDSPSDGRYNLALSQSQLDSACLYESRSPTSPTSWNEDEADSPINSTQMSSKLLTSGSAGGSFLDGPGPANSNESGQLQHQQQAQQQQQHQQQQQHQQQQHLFGKASSSFDMQSVSGHAQHTPQSQSHMHHHHHPSGLLVTALDGPDAMTGDGDTISKTTAHGTELNEHDNLAGGPGGNGGGETETKSISSFKSIGSITDRTNTFPKLQPSHAATSIAGEPGGQEPILPAVLEFPEQNQEPFLQSVISELDVNSPNFKLAPVYTLYLCARYRASTHYRPDLQPTERAHKLTVFLHHVANLIQSVVQEQYTDAKILSFWMANSSEFLHFLKSDRHISAFSVQAQEVLAESVQTAFRNLVSIFHVELSQTLNQFLSENIDHDSAAGLVLSVLGSAMALLRRCRVNAALTIQLFSQLFHYINVVCFNKFVTTSHMCTSAWGKALSERLSLLELWAEKQGLELAADCHLAKINQCAQFLQAPKTSVSDVQQLACSCFRLNSLQMGALLSQETIPRNLIDTAVRMAESVADELSRADGREIRLEESPELPLALLLPDDGFSCDVVRGIPAGLVDFLNPFQMAGWCRLASQPTSIGLWTVYMHQFNQGRSPSVMSSKLPQPEVQIIKLHKNANGMGLSIVAAKGAGQERLGIYIKSVVGGGAADLDGRLQAGDQLLEVDGQSLIGITQERAADHLVRTGPVVTLKVAKQGAIYHGLATLLQQPSPVIQRGGRRMSERDITRVGNSSGDITKPPVPSPSTGQQLLNSKSVPALHHVGNIGSSANKSRSIHNLAGGVGGGLGGGMGPVANGQDQGFYQNLSVYRAQNQSHPNLGDRPPMPLQGSLNSPGASNSAHHQQQLLQHQLQQQQQQQQHPILNRPASAYFNSNNSSNNVNQSNLLLTTPNSMSYNMPNQQPNNVSNNGNPSNISQQQQQQSNMNTMNSRLGGLKHQQQQQQQMVGGGPSANVNGFMRDVQAQQSLRMNQMMAPSMPNIAHSVAGGYHPSVGGISASQSMQNVNMIPGGPGSPAGGAGYNYNPGSSANGSPMLSPQLYSHDQQQHQQLAPNHHSSLLRGQAKLAEMNELIKRRQQQQQQPVAYNTAAGGSKPPQQQHMMPPSTAPKPVRAQEDQPPLPPASTHPLFKPGTGGGALPSPGNQPYSCSEPPKVGFYPTMASAQGQKQMPPIGNSNNPWEREEKEKETELRREHLRAWRDQQILELQSLPQRTQQQEEQLRTLALERDFERRAMEDDQDYDNDLPYGAKEQGSVQEVVRLAQPSSAPLTAPMTKLKQVDIKQAPDTLSLTSSEHSSTVQSVSTTIASFQQQQQQQQQHTSSGGTGPPLIQPKSILKHNTNNSTPSSPSKGAAKTASFAHDNNANHHPAARSQLNLSEITANNTNANQMMSQMVHDMNHLNLASGSMLSGEDRDNGSEYGNAAGSEQLLLNGGITMDSSGGMSIGGVPPPPPPERNSSYVIMSQQQQKLRPSSGGPGTAKLSFGGGSNSPALDQQQNLLNNNATAGNMMPSGGGGNGGATLGGRYSNNNLLMTAPPSNNQQLAAATATGIANSSSSALLMGSNNSGSYKDNKRVSFHDEDAGNNNNNPSTPVGYTQAGHLIGGAIGNESGAAGELGTIMERPDPDRFIDETMPAMLHTPTTPEGENWNMQIQATPGVIGAQEVYRDPRTRRLAEQQQKQKSEPVPEKLSFKEKMKMFALESGENNTPKDKLKISRAQRDIDAVH, encoded by the exons GTTCGATCATGTTTCACGTGCGTCGCCGACCGGCGGATTCGCAGCCGCGAAGacggaaaaagaaaccccTCGGCGTATCGAAcggcggcaacagcatcgGTGGTGACCGCGAGGGCCCAATGCTCATCGAGATCACGCACAGTGGCGATGGTGGGCGGCGGGTCAAACTTGGCAGCGAACCGATCGAGGTCGGTTCGGCCAACACCAACGCCCTGCAGCTGTTCGGTCCCTCGATCCAGGCACGCCACTGTCTGATATCGATGCACGATGGGGTCTGCACCGTAACGCCCCTGCACGCCGATGGTACGACGTTCGTCAACGGACACCACatccagcaaccaaccatACTGCAC AACGGTTCTGTGGTTATGTTTGGCAGAGTGGCATCGTACCGGTTCGTGGATTCACCTTCTGATGGCCGCTACAATCTAGCACTGTCGCAATCTCAACTGGATTCAGCATGTTTATATGAAAG TCGATCGCCGACCTCACCAACCTCCTGGAATGAAGATGAGGCCGATAGCCCGATTAACTCAACGCAGATGAGCTCAAAGCTGTTGACGTCCGGTAGCGCCGGTGGCAGTTTTCTGGACGGTCCTGGGCCCGCAAATAGCAACGAATCCGGCCAAttgcaacatcagcaacaagcgcagcaacagcagcagcaccagcagcagcagcaacatcaacagcaacagcatttgTTTGGAAAAGCTTCCTCGTCGTTTGACATGCAATCGGTTTCCGGACACGCACAGCACACGCCACAATCGCAGTCACAcatgcatcaccatcatcatccgagcgGACTTCTCGTGACGGCTCTCGACGGTCCCGATGCGATGACTGGCGATGGGGACACGATCAGCAAGACGACGGCTCACGGAACAGAGCTGAACGAACACGATAATCTAGCTGGTGGCCCCGGTGGCAACGGAGGTGGTGAAACGGAAACCAAATCCATCTCAagtttcaaatcgatcggctCAATCACGGACAG AACCAATACCTTCCCAAAGCTACAACCATCGCAcgcagcaacatcgatcgcGGGAGAACCCGGCGGCCAGGAACCGATTCTGCCGGCCGTGTTGGAGTTTCCGGAGCAAAACCAGGAACCATTTCTGCAGTCCGTCATCAGTGAGCTCGATGTGAACTCGCCCAACTTTAAGCTCGCACCGGTGTACACGCTCTACCTGTGCGCTCGATACCGTGCCTCGACCCACTATCGTCCGGATTTACAGCCCACGGAGCGGGCCCACAAGCTGACCGTGTTTTTGCATCATGTTGCCAACCTCATCCAGAGCGTCGTCCAGGAGCAGTACACGGATGCCAAAATACTCTCCTTCTGGATGGCGAACAGTTCCGAGTTTCTGCACTTTCTCAAATCGGACCGCCACATCTCGGCGTTCAGTGTGCAGGCGCAGGAAGTGCTGGCCGAAAGCGTACAGACCGCGTTCCGGAATCTCGTTTCCATATTTCATGTCGAATTGTCGCAAACGTTAAATCAGTTTTTGTCGGAAAACATCGATCACGATTCGGCGGCCGGGCTAGTGTTGTCTGTGCTCGGTTCGGCGATGGCCCTATTACGCCGATGTCGTGTCAATGCCGCCCTTACTATCCAATTGTTCTCGCAGTTGTTCCACTACATCAACGTTGTCTGTTTCAACAAG TTCGTTACGACCTCCCACATGTGTACGAGTGCCTGGGGTAAAGCGCTAAGCGAGCGCCTTTCGCTGCTGGAGCTGTGGGCCGAAAAGCAGGGTCTCGAGCTGGCTGCCGACTGTCATCTGGCCAAGATCAATCAATGCGCCCAGTTTCTGCAAGCACCGAAAACCTCGGTCTCGGACGTGCAGCAGCTGGCGTGTTCGTGCTTTCGTCTGAATTCCCTGCAAATGGGTGCCCTGCTTTCACAGGAAACGATTCCTCGAAACTTGATCGATACCGCGGTACGGATGGCTGAATCTGTGGCCGACGAATTGAGCCGTGCCGATGGGCGCGAAATTCGGCTAGAGGAGTCTCCCGAGCTGCCGctagcgttgctgctgccggacgaTGGTTTCAGTTGTGATGTGGTTCGTGGGATACCGGCCGGTTTGGTGGACTTTTTGAACCCGTTCCAAATGGCCGGCTGGTGCCGGCTAGCATCGCAACCGACCAGCATAGGCCTGTGGACCGTGTACATGCATCAGTTCAACCAGGGACGTTCGCCCAGCGTTATGTCGAGCAAGTTGCCACAGCCGGAAGTGCAAATCATCAAACTGCACAAGAACGCCAACGGAATGGGACTATCGATTGTGGCCGCGAAAGGCGCTGGCCAGGAACGGCTCGGCATCTACATAAAGTCCGTGGTCGGTGGAGGTGCGGCAGATCTGGACGGACGGCTACAGGCCGGCGATCAGTTGCTGGAGGTCGATGGACAGAGTCTGATCGGAATTACGCAGGAACGGGCCGCAGATCATCTCGTACGCACTGGACCGGTCGTAACGCTTAAGGTAGCAAAACAAGGTGCCATCTATCACGGTTTAGCCactctgctgcagcaaccaagtcccgtcatacaacgcg GTGGCCGAAGAATGTCGGAACGAGACATAACCAGGGTCGGTAATAGTAGCGGCGATATCACCAAACCACCCGTACCTTCACCATCCACTGGGCAACAGCTTCTTAACAGCAAATCGGTTCCCGCACTGCACCACGTTGGCAATATAG GATCTTCCGCTAATAAATCCCGTAGCATACACAaccttgctggtggtgttggtggcggccTTGGAGGAGGCATGGGTCCAGTTGCGAACGGACAGGATCAGGGATTCTACCAGAATCTCAGCGTGTACCGAGCGCAGAACCAGAGCCACCCAAATCTCGGCGATAG ACCTCCCATGCCCCTACAAGGATCGCTCAACTCCCCAGGTGCTTCTAATAgcgctcatcatcagcaacagctgctacaACACCaacttcagcaacagcagcagcaacaacaacacccaaTTCTAAACCGTCCAGCGTCTGCCTATTTTAATAGCAATAATAGCAGTAACAATGTCAACCAGAGTAATTTGTTACTGACAACACCAAACTCTATGTCTTACAACATGCCTAACCAGCAGCCTAATAATGTTAGTAATAACGGTAATCCATCGAACatatcgcaacagcagcaacaacagagtAATATGAACACGATGAACAGTCGTCTCGGTGGCctgaagcatcagcagcagcaacagcagcaaatggttGGCGGTGGTCCTTCTGCTAACGTTAATGGGTTTATGCGTGACGTACAGGCACAGCAAAGTTTGCGCATGAATCAGATGATGGCACCATCGATGCCCAACATTGCCCACTCGGTCGCCGGTGGCTATCATCCATCGGTGGGAGGAATTTCCGCTAGCCAGAGTATGCAAAATGTGAACATGATCCCTGGTGGCCCCGGAAGCCcagctggtggcgctggttaCAACTATAACCCAGGCAGCAGTGCGAATGGCAGTCCGATGTTATCACCACAGCTGTACTCCcacgaccaacaacagcatcagcagctagCTCCTAACCACCATTCGTCATTGCTGCGCGGGCAGGCAAAGTTAGCGGAAATGAACGAATTAATCAAGCgtcgccagcaacaacaacagcaaccggtgGCCTATAACACAGCGGCCGGGGGAAGTAAGccaccgcaacagcaacacatgaTGCCACCATCGACGGCTCCTAAGCCAGTAAGAGCGCAAGAAGATCAAcctccactgccaccggcATCGACACATCCTCTGTTcaaaccgggaaccggtggcggtgcactACCGAGCCCTGGCAACCAGCCGTACAGCTGCTCAGAACCACCAAAAGTAGGTTTCTATCCAACAATGGCGTCGGCACAGGGCCAAAAACAAATGCCTCccatcggcaacagcaacaacccctGGGAgcgggaggagaaggaaaaggaaacggaactGCGTCGCGAGCATTTGCGTGCTTGGCGTGATCAACAAATACTGGAACTGCAATCACTTCCTCAGCGCACGCAGCAACAAGAAGAGCAGCTTCGTACACTGGCCCTCGAGCGTGACTTTGAGCGACGAGCAATGGAGGATGATCAGGACTACGATAACGATTTGCCTTACGGTGCGAAGGAACAGGGCAGCGTACAAGAGGTGGTGCGCCTAGCGCAACCAAGCAGTGCTCCACTCACCGCTCCGATGACGAAGTTGAAACAGGTGGACATCAAACAGGCTCCCGATACGCTCTCACTAACGTCCAGCGAACACTCCTCCACGGTACAATCCGTCTCCACCACAATCGCCAgcttccaacaacagcagcagcagcagcagcagcacacatccAGTGGTGGCACCGGCCCACCATTGATACAACCGAAGAGCATCCTCAagcacaacaccaacaacagtacCCCATCGTCACCTTCGAAGGGTGCAGCGAAGACAGCGAGCTTCGCCCATGACAACAATGCGAATCATCATCCCGCTGCTCGATCGCAACTAAACCTCAGCGAAATTACCGCCAACAACACGAACGCCAACCAGATGATGTCGCAAATGGTACACGATATGAATCACCTTAACCTGGCGTCTGGCAGCATGTTATCCGGGGAGGATCGGGATAACGGTAGCGAGTACGGTAATGCGGCTGGCTCCGAGCAGCTTCTCCTCAACGGGGGTATTACGATGGATAGTAGCGGCGGAATGAGCATCGGGGgcgtaccaccacctcctccaccagaGCGAAACAGCTCGTACGTCATTATgtcacagcaacaacagaagctGCGCCCTAGCTCAGGCGGCCCTGGCACCGCCAAATTGTCATTCGGTGGCGGTAGCAATAGTCCTGCCTTAGATCAACAGCAGAACCTTCTGAACAACAATGCTACGGCGGGAAACATGATGCCTAGCGGTGGaggtggcaatggtggcgcAACCCTTGGTGGACGGTATAGCAACAATAACTTGCTAATGACAGCGCCACCGAGCAACAATCAGCAGCTcgccgcggccacggccacgggaaTCGCTAACTCCTCTTCGTCGGCTCTGTTGATgggaagcaacaacagtggAAGCTACAAGGACAATAAACGCGTATCGTTCCACGATGAAGATGCtggcaataacaacaacaacccttcGACACCCGTCGGATACACGCAAGCAGGTCATCTGATTGGCGGTGCCATCGGTAACGAGTCCGGTGCTGCGGGTGAACTGGGAACTATAATGGAGCGGCCCGATCCAGAC CGTTTCATCGACGAAACCATGCCGGCTATGCTGCACACCCCCACTACCCCGGAGGGTGAAAACTGGAACATGCAAATTCAGGCAACACCGGGCGTTATTGGGGCCCAAGAAGTTTACCG TGACCCTCGCACTCGTCGTCTGgccgagcaacagcagaaacaaaaaTCGGAACCGGTTCCGGAGAAGCTGTCCTTCAAGGAGAAGATGAAAATGTTTGCCTTAGAATCTGGCGAAAACAACACCCCCAAGGATAAGCTAAAGATTTCCCGTGCCCAAAGGGACATCGATGCGGTTCATTGA